A window from Symbiopectobacterium purcellii encodes these proteins:
- the dnaA gene encoding chromosomal replication initiator protein DnaA, with product MSLSLWQQCLARLQDELPATEFSMWIRPLQAELNDNTLALYAPNRFVLDWVRDKYLNNINGLLNDFCGMDAPLLRFEVGSKPLAAVAASQPASPQAAVQPVRQAPVRPSWDTPATQTEHTYRSNVNPKHSFDNFVEGKSNQLARAAARQVADNPGGAYNPLFLYGGTGLGKTHLLHAVGNGIIARKPNAKVVYMHSERFVQDMVKALQNNAIEEFKRYYRSVDALLIDDIQFFANKERSQEEFFHTFNALLEGNQQIILTSDRYPKEINGVEDRLKSRFGWGLTVAIEPPELETRVAILMKKADENDIRLPGEVAFFIAKRLRSNVRELEGALNRVIANANFTGRAITIDFVREALRDLLALQEKLVTIDNIQKTVAEYYKIKVADLLSKRRSRSVARPRQMAMALAKELTNHSLPEIGDAFGGRDHTTVLHACRKIEQLREESHDIKEDFSNLIRTLSS from the coding sequence GTGTCACTTTCGCTTTGGCAGCAGTGTCTTGCCCGTTTGCAGGATGAGTTACCTGCCACAGAATTCAGCATGTGGATACGTCCGTTACAGGCGGAACTGAACGACAACACGTTGGCGCTCTATGCGCCAAACCGTTTTGTGCTGGATTGGGTAAGAGACAAGTACCTCAATAACATTAATGGCCTGCTGAACGATTTCTGCGGTATGGATGCGCCTTTGCTGCGTTTTGAAGTGGGCAGCAAGCCGCTGGCTGCGGTGGCGGCCAGCCAGCCTGCCAGCCCGCAGGCGGCAGTACAGCCGGTCAGGCAGGCACCCGTGCGTCCCAGTTGGGACACACCGGCGACGCAAACGGAGCATACCTACCGTTCCAACGTCAATCCGAAGCATTCGTTCGACAACTTCGTTGAAGGTAAGTCTAACCAACTGGCGCGCGCGGCGGCGCGTCAGGTCGCTGACAACCCTGGCGGAGCCTATAATCCCCTGTTTCTTTACGGTGGCACCGGTTTGGGGAAAACCCACCTGCTGCACGCGGTGGGTAATGGCATTATTGCGCGTAAGCCAAATGCCAAAGTGGTCTATATGCATTCTGAACGCTTTGTACAGGATATGGTCAAAGCCTTACAGAACAATGCGATTGAAGAATTTAAGCGCTATTACCGTTCCGTCGATGCCTTGTTGATCGATGATATTCAGTTTTTTGCCAACAAAGAGCGCTCCCAGGAGGAGTTTTTCCACACCTTCAATGCGTTGCTGGAAGGCAATCAGCAAATCATCCTGACCTCCGATCGTTATCCAAAAGAGATCAATGGGGTAGAGGATCGTCTGAAATCACGCTTTGGCTGGGGATTGACGGTTGCGATCGAACCGCCGGAACTGGAAACGCGCGTGGCGATCCTGATGAAAAAAGCGGATGAAAATGATATTCGTCTGCCGGGTGAAGTGGCCTTTTTTATTGCCAAGCGGCTGCGCTCTAACGTGCGTGAGCTGGAAGGTGCACTGAACCGCGTGATCGCGAACGCCAATTTTACCGGCCGCGCCATTACCATTGATTTCGTGCGCGAAGCGTTGCGCGATCTGTTGGCGTTGCAGGAAAAGTTGGTGACCATCGACAATATTCAAAAGACGGTCGCGGAGTACTACAAGATCAAAGTCGCCGATCTGCTGTCCAAACGGCGATCCCGATCGGTGGCACGTCCGCGCCAGATGGCGATGGCGCTGGCAAAAGAGCTGACAAACCACAGCTTACCGGAAATTGGTGATGCGTTTGGCGGTCGTGACCATACCACCGTGCTGCATGCGTGCCGCAAGATTGAGCAGCTGCGTGAGGAAAGCCACGACATCAAGGAAGATTTCTCTAATTTAATCAGAACATTATCTTCATAA